The genomic segment GATTTATCTTTGATAACAGGCTCTGCTGAGAATTCATTTTGTCCTTGAAGCCTTGGTTGGAaccattctttcattcagcatgCCCACAAAAGGATTCCTCACATTCACTGTGGAGGTGACCCTTCCCAGGAAGAGAGAGGCCGCTGTGGGAGGAGACCCGTGCGGTGCCCACCTTGGTCTGGTACAGGGCCTCAGCCTCGGCCTTGCTCTTCAGGGCGATCTCCTCATAATGCATGCGGACCTCGGCGATGATGCTGTCAAGGTCCAGGTCTCGGTTGTTGTCCATGGACAGGATGACTGAGGTCTCACTGGCATGAGTCTGGATCTGAGCGATCTCCTGTATTGAGAGAGGAAGACAGACTCAGCAACCCCCGGCTTCCCTCTTCTGCCCCATTAGTCTTCTGGGCCCATGGTCTCTGGCCCAATAGGCTGCTGGGATCCACAGCGCCAAAGTAGAGAGAAGAAGTGACCTCTGGGATGTGTCTGCAGAGCTGAGGGAGAGCAGCTCACAGCAGCAGGAACCCCTGCAAGCGGCAGGTGTCTGTGGGCACATGCAGATGGGTGAAGAATGCATTTCCCACAATTTCGCAGAATCCAAGGGTCTGTGCTTTGTAAGACCTCACTGGGTTATCTTTTCCTGCCTGTGGGCAAGGCCACTATTGTGGTCGAGATCAATTTCCTCCTGCATGTGTGGCCTCCAAGGACCAGCATCCTGCACTTCCATGGTCTCCTGGTGCAGGATTTTGACCTTTCCACCAAAACGTCTTTCATTGTGTTGATCTCAAACCTCTCCTGTTGGCATCTCCCTGGAAGAGTCGAGAAGCAgtcagggtgagggtgaggggacAGGAGTGTCCTTACCGCATCATACAGACACTTGAGGAACTTGATGTCTTTGTCCAGAGAGTCCACTTTGGCCTGAAGCTCCATCTTGACCGCGTAGGCTGCATCTGCATCCTTCCAAGAGGCCCCAGAGTCATTGGTGGATGCAATCCTCATCCCACAGCTGCCTTGCCCAACCCCTGCCCCAAAGCCACCTGATTTTCTACTTTCCACCTACAAAGGAAAGCTCACTCAATATCTATTTCTTCTCAGACTCCCTGAAGCTTTGGGAATAGGGAAAGGAGGATGTGGCAGCTCTGTTATGCCTGGAGAAAACAAAGCCCAGAGAGGTAGTAGGTTTcctcaggtcacacagcaaggctGAGCTGGACCAGAGTTTCACAGTTCCCAGACCTGaattctctgtctgtctctgtccatTTCCCGAGTGTGTGTCTTTCCTCTCCAACTCACTGGAGGCCAGGACTATGACTCGCTCCACCCTCACCAGGCGCCAGCCCCTTCCCCAGTCACCTGGGCTGAAGTCCTGAGCAGGGTTGTTAAGATGGGGGTGAGAGAGACCCTAATAAGGAGGCTCTTCCCTCCCTTACCTTCTTGAGCACCACAAACTCATTCTCTGCTGCTGTGCGCCGGTTAATCTCCACCTCATATCTGCCGGCAGGGAGAGAAGATAGCCTTAGCCCTCTTAGCCAAGGAACTTTCTCTTCCTGCTGGCCAGGCAAATGTTTGGGATGCAGGGTCCCTGCAGGGTCTCTGGGGTGAGCAGTAAGAAGCTAGTGACAGGAATAAGATATCCCTGAGTTGCCTCACTTGCCTCCTACTTTTTGCATGTTAGGAAAACACCCAGGTGACACCAGCAACTGAACCTTTCAGTGGGTCAAGGAACACAGGAACTCCTTCCTATCAACCAGGCAGGAAGTTATCATCGAACAGGATAGGCCCTTCCCCCCAGCCAGAGAAGGGGATGTGAGCTCCTGACCCTGGAAGGTACACACCCATCTCCTAAAAAATAATGGCACAGAGATCAAGTGAGCCCAGAGGCAAGGGGAACATGGTCTGTGACCGTCGGGTGGGGCCTGCTCACCTCTTCTTGTAGTCCTCCACCAGGTCCCTCATGCTTCTCAGCTCCGAGTCCAGCCTCACCCTGTCCCCGGACAGCGTCTCCAGATGCTTCCGCAGGTTGCTGATGTAGCCCTCGAGGATGGGCTCCAGGTTCTTCTTGCAGTTGTTCAGGTCCAGCTGCTGCAGCAGCTCCCACTTGGTTTCTAGAACCTGGTTCTGCTGCTCTAGGAACCTTACCTGGAACCAAAATCAACAGACAACTGGAACCACAATGGGTGCAGTCATGCCCCGTGGACACACACCATTGACTCCCCAGGTTTGCCATAGATTGTTGTAGTCATTTTGCTCACGTCTTGACTCTCCACCCTTGACATTCCACACAAACTAGACCCTTTACAAGTGCTGATTTCTTAGCCTTCTGGAGAAGCCatcagtgagaactcactcaaggAGATTCCACAGCTTTCTTCTATTGCTTGGCCCTGGTCCCAGGAGATGTCCTTCCTTATGTCTCAACTAAGGGTCTTTTCCTGTACCATGAGCCCTTCCCTCTGAACACTGCTGGATTCTATTAGCCTTTCAGGTTCGTGGAAATCAGCCGTCCTCAAGAAACCCATCACTTTTTTGTCAAGGAATGGCTGCTTTTTACCCAGCTTCCCATCCTTCTCTGCAAAATCGCCAAAGAAgccaatatattcatgtattctTTTGTCTTCCGTGGCACACAGACCTACTCTCTTTCTCTAATGATGAGGAAGCCCTTCCTGAGGCCCAGCTGCACCTTTCCAGCCACAATGCGCAGTCCATTCCCAGGCAGCAGGAAAATTGCTCAGGCCTCAGGGGGCTGCCTCATTCTCCTCCTATGATACCCACCTTGTCAATGAAGGAGGCGAACTTGTCATTCAGCGCCTTGATCTGTTCCCGCTCCTGGGCACGCACCTTCTGGATCTCAGGGTCCAGCTCCACGTTGAGGGGGGCCAAGAGGCTCTTGTTGACAGTGACCTGGTAGATGCCCCCAGGCGGGCACACGGATGAACAAGCAGGCCCCAGGGCCACACTGCCAAACATACTGCCAGCAAAGCCACTGGCCCGGCCCCCTCCATACCCAGAGCCAGGCCTGAAGCTGTAACCTCCAGACTGAATGCCGCCACCAGCCACATTGAAAGAAATACGCTGATTCCCTCCGAGGCTATAGAGGCTCCGACTGCCAAAGCCAGCTCCAGCCCCTCTGCCAGCTGCACAGTAAGAGGCCAGGCTACCCACAGCCTTCCTCGGCACCACTGCCGAATGCACACTGAAGTTGCCCTTGTCACCACTGGACTTGACGTTCAGTTGCCGACTCATGGTGGGAAAGGTGGAGTTGACAGAGCTGGAGAAAAGCAGTCGCCAAGGGGTAGAGAACACAGTGATGGGGCACCCAGAGTGCTGCCTCCTTTTATCCCTGTTGGGCCCAGGACACCGGAAAAGGGCGTCTCTCTACTATCTCTTTTCCCCTGCTAAAGGGCCAGGAGCCATGGGCAATTTGTAGAACAGAGATCTCCaagtcctttgcagcaacaaagCTCTTCTGATAGCAATTGGAATATGCTGCCCTTGCAGACTGGAGTGGTCTAATTTGGAGTTTATCTGTGCTCCCTAATTAGGGACCTGAAGAGTTATCCCCTGAAGAGATCTCCTAGCTTTATTTTTCCAGTGTTACCTCCTTCTTGCTTAACTATCAGCAAGGAGCAGGGGAAATTCCTGCCTTTCCCCAGAGGAGACTCACCTGAAAAATCCCAGGTTTCTTCCCAAAAGAAACCATCTCCCTATTATAGGGTCTTGTGTGGAAGCTGGAATTTTTACGTCTGGGAAAAGAAGACATGGAAAGATGATTCTTCTTGGAAAGGTGTCCTCAAATATCTGGATCTGGGTAAGAAGCTCCAGGGTCCATCCTTGGGCCATGCTAAGGACCACAGCTGTCTAGCAATGAAGTGGACCCCAGGAAGGAAGAGGAACGACTCTGCAGCATCTGCATGACCCCCTATCAAGGATATTGTCTAGGGCCTTCTGTGTTGGGCAGGGCCTGTGTGGTAGTGACCTTGACATTGCCTTACAACGATGAGAACGTTTCCAGCCAGCTGCATTTCCTCCAGTTGGATTTTCTCTCCTGGATAAGATTATCTGTCCTACTCTAGTAGGTCAGGCAGGAGCTGGGACATAAGCCCCCACACTCCCTGGGGAAACACCCCATAGCTGAAGTCACCAAGGAAAAGGACCCCCTGAGTTTCACTCCCAGGTTCAGGGGGGGCTGTTCTGCCAGTTTCCTGGCAACTTCAGGGAGCACTCAATTTTGGAACAGGAAGTATCACCGCTTTATAGCTCAGGTAGTGTGGGTACAGTgcaatgttaaaaaattattttggggctgggcacggtggctcacacctgtaatcccagcactttgggaggccgaggagagcagattgcctgaggtcaggagtttgagtccagcctggctaacatgatgaaaccccgtctctactaaaaacataaaaattagccaagcgtggtggcgcatgcctatagtttcagctactcaggaggctgaggccgaagaatcac from the Macaca thibetana thibetana isolate TM-01 chromosome 11, ASM2454274v1, whole genome shotgun sequence genome contains:
- the KRT74 gene encoding keratin, type II cytoskeletal 74; protein product: MSRQLNVKSSGDKGNFSVHSAVVPRKAVGSLASYCAAGRGAGAGFGSRSLYSLGGNQRISFNVAGGGIQSGGYSFRPGSGYGGGRASGFAGSMFGSVALGPACSSVCPPGGIYQVTVNKSLLAPLNVELDPEIQKVRAQEREQIKALNDKFASFIDKVRFLEQQNQVLETKWELLQQLDLNNCKKNLEPILEGYISNLRKHLETLSGDRVRLDSELRSMRDLVEDYKKRYEVEINRRTAAENEFVVLKKDADAAYAVKMELQAKVDSLDKDIKFLKCLYDAEIAQIQTHASETSVILSMDNNRDLDLDSIIAEVRMHYEEIALKSKAEAEALYQTKIQELQLAASRHGDDLKHTRSEMAELNRLIQRIRCEIGNVKKQCASLETAIADAEQRGDNALKDARAKLDELEGALHQAKEELARMLREYQELMSLKLALDMEIATYRKLLEGEECRMSGENPSSVSISVISSSSYSYHHPSSAGADLGASTVAGSSGTTQSGQTKTKEVRGGDLKDSQSKNTPGSTPARKATR